CTCGCAGATTACATCGTCTTCATAATTTATTCTGTTCCACGGTGTTCCCCGTCAATTTCATAGAGACAAAAAAGCCCCTGCTATTCAACAGAATAACAAGGGCTCTTCGTTTTTTATGTTTGCTCTAGTAAGCCTAGAACTATTATTACACATTACTATCTGGTAATCTGGACAACTACTAAGACAGCCAGTCCATCCGGACTGAGGTGTATAATTACATGGCAGCCTTATAGATGGCTTCGACAGCTGCGTCAGTCATGATTCTGGGGTTGGTAAGACCACAGGCATCTTTCTGAGCGTTGGCGGTCATTGTCGGGATATCTTTTTCATCTACGTTCTTACCGTATTTCTTACCAAGTTCCTTCAGACCTGCCGGGATACCTACATCAGCAGACAGCTGGCGGATTGCATCAAGGGCAGCATCAGCAGCATCACGCTTAGACATGCCTTCAGTATTTACGCCGAGCCATTCTGCCATAATAGCAAAACGTTCCACGTGAGCAATCAGGTTATGCTGTTCAACGTGAGGCAGCAGAATAGCATTGCATTCGCCGTGAGGAAGATCATAGAAACCACCAAGCTGGTGGGCCATAGCGTGTACATGACCGAGGGAGGCGTTGTTGAATGCCATACCACCGAGATACTGAGCGTAGCACATGCCTTCACGGGCTTCGATGTCCTGACCGTTGGCAACTGCACGGCGCAGGAACTTGTTAATCAAGCGGATTGATTTTTCAGCACAAGCGTCAGTTATGGGGGTTGCGATGGTGGAAACCCATGCTTCAACAGAGTGAGTCAGTGCATCCATACCGGTTGCAGCGGTCAGTGCCGGAGGCATGCCCATCATCAGCAGGGGATCGTCAAGTGCGATACCGGGAGTAACGCGCCAGTCAACGATAGCCATTTTAACTTTACGGGAAGTATCAGTGATGATGCAGAAACGAGTCATTTCAGAAGCGGTTCCTGCTGTGGTGTTGACTGCAACATAAGGAGGCATGGCTTTAGTGGATTTATCCACACCTTCGAAATCATGAATTTTACCACCGTTGGAGACAACAAGGCCAACGCCTTTACCGCAGTCGTGAGAGCTACCACCGCCGAGAGTGATCAGAGAGTCACAACCGTTATCCTGATAAGCTTTAACACCTTCTGCTACGTTTTTGTCGGTAGGGTTAGGAATGGTATCATCATAAACTACGCAGTCCATGCCCGCAGCCTTAAGAATGTCAACGATCTGCTGGGTAATTCCAACACCGGTAATTCCCTTGTCAGTTACGAGCAGGGGTTTTTTGCCACCAAGAGCTTTGATACGGGCAGGAATTTCTTTGTGAGCACCAATACCAATAAGAGTAACACTAGGAATGAAAAAACCGTTTACTTGTTCACGTACAGCCATTTTGAGACCATCCTTGTAGCTTAATAGGTTTTTGAAAATTGACCCTAGTCGTTTGACTTCTTAACGCTTTCACACTGACAACAAGAGCCAGAATAAAAGCAGCTGAGAATGCTATAAACACAACAGGAAGACAGAGTATCAAGATCTCTATCCTACATAGACTAATTATGGTAATATAAATCAGCCATATACTCCTGCGTGCCTGAAGCAAATTATACTACTGAGCATGTATATACCCTAAAAAAGTCAATGTAGAAATATTTTTTATTACTTTTACCATGTTTTTTTAATCACAAAGTTTTTATATTATTAACTACAAAAGATTAATGGAAATAATATATGAATTTAAAAAACCAGAAATCAATCTATTATATATTTACTTTCTCAGAGATATTTATGTATAAG
Above is a genomic segment from Maridesulfovibrio sp. containing:
- a CDS encoding iron-containing alcohol dehydrogenase; translated protein: MAVREQVNGFFIPSVTLIGIGAHKEIPARIKALGGKKPLLVTDKGITGVGITQQIVDILKAAGMDCVVYDDTIPNPTDKNVAEGVKAYQDNGCDSLITLGGGSSHDCGKGVGLVVSNGGKIHDFEGVDKSTKAMPPYVAVNTTAGTASEMTRFCIITDTSRKVKMAIVDWRVTPGIALDDPLLMMGMPPALTAATGMDALTHSVEAWVSTIATPITDACAEKSIRLINKFLRRAVANGQDIEAREGMCYAQYLGGMAFNNASLGHVHAMAHQLGGFYDLPHGECNAILLPHVEQHNLIAHVERFAIMAEWLGVNTEGMSKRDAADAALDAIRQLSADVGIPAGLKELGKKYGKNVDEKDIPTMTANAQKDACGLTNPRIMTDAAVEAIYKAAM